A DNA window from Synergistota bacterium contains the following coding sequences:
- the minE gene encoding cell division topological specificity factor MinE, whose protein sequence is MLFVFRLFKRKVPSSKIAKDRLEIILKHDRTELSRSEMIEMTDRILSVLRDYVSYDEDRAQVKVMRKNGETFLYISVPVVGKSTSRAWRR, encoded by the coding sequence TTGCTTTTCGTTTTCAGGCTTTTTAAGAGAAAGGTTCCTTCGTCTAAAATAGCTAAGGATAGACTTGAGATAATACTAAAACACGATAGAACCGAGCTCTCAAGAAGCGAAATGATAGAAATGACTGATAGAATACTATCGGTCTTAAGAGATTATGTAAGTTATGACGAGGATAGAGCTCAGGTTAAGGTTATGAGGAAAAACGGAGAAACATTTCTCTATATAAGCGTTCCAGTTGTTGGTAAATCGACATCGAGAGCTTGGAGGAGATAA